Proteins from a genomic interval of Pecten maximus chromosome 13, xPecMax1.1, whole genome shotgun sequence:
- the LOC117341042 gene encoding uncharacterized protein LOC117341042, producing the protein MNMFYTIGACMLALGALCIQMSNGATTSVPSVTTGIQTEATTNDVTTGTTPPGVTDVVTDALNNATVCPRFTTRLENETLYISYIEGSCDLVVTVERISLPPLRTLQRLNRRRPRVIRRPVVSFRPVGSELASCESLPNRSLGPFVFVDTVIDECQMLIKVQKLKNEAFIPGQKRPGKGAGKRPRIPRRFFVPALDYLDEMVY; encoded by the exons ATGAATATGTtttatactataggggcatGCATGCTGGCTCTGGGAGCTCTAT GCATTCAAATGTCAAATGGCGCCACAACATCGGTTCCCTCCGTAACAACTGGAATTCAAACCGAGGCTACAACAAATGACGTAACTACCGGAACAACACCACCAGGTGTCACTGATGTAGTGACAGATGCCCTTAACAACGCCACTGTCTGTCCACGATTTACTACTCGTCTGGAAAACGAAACTCTCTACATCTCTTATATCGAGGGAAGCTGTGACCT GGTTGTAACAGTAGAGAGAATATCACTGCCGCCATTAAGGACACTCCAGCGCCTCAATCGCAGACGACCCAG AGTGATAAGGCGGCCCGTGGTCAGCTTCAGACCTGTGGGATCAGAACTAGCCTCCTGTGAATCTCTACCTAACCGATCTCTGGGACCATTCGTCTTTGTCGACACAGTAATTGACGAATGTCAGAT GTTGATCAAGGTACAGAAACTAAAAAACGAGGCCTTTATACCAGGTCAGAAAAGGCCAGGAAAGGGAGCCGGGAAAAGGCCCAGGATCCCAAG GCGCTTTTTTGTCCCGGCCTTAGATTATCTTGATGAGATGGTGTATTAA